The Castanea sativa cultivar Marrone di Chiusa Pesio chromosome 11, ASM4071231v1 genome contains a region encoding:
- the LOC142614581 gene encoding zinc finger BED domain-containing protein RICESLEEPER 2-like isoform X1 translates to MNETTEIPEGQDLEAGQGTTNVHKDKGKPPLPPNAGNTGKKRSFVWGHFTVIEGGDKPRAACNYCGTTYACDTKQNGTTTMRTHIQSLCLKYPYREEKKNQSTLAFKPKEEGEISGKLVPWVFNFEECKIALAEMIILDELSFRFVEGYGFKRFMSKTQPRFNPIPSRTTIAKTCFKVFLDEKKKLKEALKEQRVCLTTDTWTSVQNLNYMCLTAHFIDSDWKIHKRILSFCLVENHKGETLGKAVEMCLLDWGIDKVLTITVDNAASNSGLISFIQKKTKHRKATILGHKYLHVRCSAHILNLIVREGLVEMDETIVKVRKSVRYVRSSPQRQNTFKLCAEKEKVEFKGQLCLDVPTRWNYTYIMLEKAEKYQKAFERLEEEDPNYLMTIREEEKEDGSDVDEFAWGMGDVDWEKIRIFSKFLKIFYDATLRFSGANYVTSNSFFLELMSIHDTIDLEYEKDSYLLKKMAGYMKTKFEKYWGNFDNMNHLLYVGLVLDPRYKMRYLEYCFGTLYESQKAVDMAKRIKAVLMDLYNAYAQNQVGSSSASVAAQGQGQKPSGSMEGDDSSVVDAKAMRMMGFKEHLKGIDSSNTKSEVDKYLLESCEDVFDDNFDILAWWKVNSPRYRVLSRVAQHVLAIPVSTVASESAFSTAGRVLDPFRSSLSPLMVEALICGQNWLRPSSAPICLRAAMDDVEEFEKLDGELVNDAATSELGMSTPTPIDIDG, encoded by the exons atGAATGAGACAACGGAAATCCCAGAGGGTCAAGACCTTGAAGCGGGTCAAGGCACAACCAATGTGCATAAAGACAAAGGCAAACCCCCACTCCCACCAAATGCAGGTAATACTGGTAAAAAAAGATCTTTTGTTTGGGGTCATTTTACTGTTATTGAAGGGGGGGATAAACCTAGGGCAGCTTGTAACTATTGTGGCACAACCTATGCTTGTGACACTAAGCAAAATGGCACTACAACCATGAGAACTCACATACAATCACTATGTTTGAAATATCCTtatagggaagaaaaaaaaaaccaatcaaccCTAGCATTCAAACctaaagaagaaggagaaattaGTGGTAAACTAGTGCCATGGGTGTTTAATTTTGAGGAATGTAAGATAGCATTGGCAGAGATGATTATTCTAGATGAGCTGTCTTTTAGGTTTGTAGAGGGCTATGGTTTTAAGAGGTTTATGTCTAAAACCCAACCTAGGTTCAATCCAATCCCTAGCCGCACAACAATTGCCAAAACTTGCTTTAAGGTTTTtttagatgagaaaaaaaagttgaaagaagCCCTAAAAGAGCAACGGGTCTGCCTTACCACAGATACATGGACATCCGTTCAAAATTTGAACTATATGTGTCTCACTGCCCATTTTATAGATAGTGATTGGAAAATACACAAGAGAATTCTTAGTTTTTGTTTAGTGGAAAATCACAAGGGTGAAACACTTGGGAAGGCAGTTGAGATGTGTTTACTTGATTGGGGGATAGACAAGGTTTTAACTATTACAGTTGATAATGCTGCTTCTAATAGTGGGCtgatttcttttattcaaaaaaagacTAAGCATAGGAAGGCAAcaattttagggcataaataCTTGCATGTGAGGTGTAGTGCTCATATCTTGAACTTAATTGTTCGTGAAGGGTTAGTTGAAATGGATGAGACAATAGTGAAGGTGAGAAAATCTGTGCGATATGTGAGATCCTCTCCACAAAGACAAAACACATTTAAGTTATGTGCGGAGAAGGAGAAAGTTGAGTTTAAAGGTCAGTTATGCTTAGATGTGCCCACTAGGTGGAACTACACCTATATTATGTTGGAGAAGGCTGAGAAGTATCAAAAAGCTTTTGAGAGATTGGAGGAAGAAGATCCAAATTATCTTATGACAATTAGAGAGGAGGAAAAGGAAGATGGAAGTGATGTAGATGAGTTTGCTTGGGGAATGGGTGATGTGGATTGGGAAAAGATTAGGATCTtttctaaatttcttaaaattttttatgatgcaACCTTGCGGTTTTCGGGTGCTAATTATGTCACTagtaattctttctttttggagCTCATGTCAATTCATGACACAATTGATTTGGAGTATGAAAAAGATagttatttgttgaaaaaaatggcTGGTTACATGAAGACCAAATTTGAAAAGTATTGGGGGAATTTTGATAATATGAATCACTTGTTGTATGTAGGGCTAGTTCTTGATCCTCGATACAAGATGAGGTATCTTGAGTACTGTTTTGGTACTTTGTATGAGAGTCAAAAGGCTGTTGATATGGCAAAAAGAATAAAGGCTGTTTTGATGGATTTATATAATGCCTATGCTCAAAATCAAGTGGGGAGTAGTAGTGCAAGTGTTGCTGCACAAGGCCAAGGCCAAAAACCAAGTGGATCAATGGAGGGAGATGATTCTAGTGTGGTTGATGCGAAGGCAATGAGGATGATGGGATTTAAGGAGCACTTGAAGGGTATTGATTCTTCAAATACCAAATCAGAGGTTGATAAATACTTGTTAGAGAGTTGTGAAGATGTTTTTGatgataattttgatattttggcttGGTGGAAGGTTAATTCTCCACGATACCGTGTCCTTTCAAGAGTTGCACAACATGTTCTTGCAATTCCGGTATCCACTGTGGCCTCAGAATCTGCCTTTAGTACGGCTGGTCGTGTCCTTGATCCTTTTCGGAGTTCATTGTCTCCACTTATGGTGGAAGCTCTCATTTGTGGTCAAAATTGGCTCCGTCCTTCATCGGCTCCAATCTGCCTTCGTGCTGCCATGGATGATGTTGAGGAGTTTGAAAAGCTTGATGGAG aaCTTGTGAATGATGCTGCTACATCAGAACTAGGCATGTCCACACCAACACCTATTGACATTGATGGTTGA
- the LOC142614581 gene encoding zinc finger BED domain-containing protein RICESLEEPER 1-like isoform X2, with protein MNETTEIPEGQDLEAGQGTTNVHKDKGKPPLPPNAGLVLDPRYKMRYLEYCFGTLYESQKAVDMAKRIKAVLMDLYNAYAQNQVGSSSASVAAQGQGQKPSGSMEGDDSSVVDAKAMRMMGFKEHLKGIDSSNTKSEVDKYLLESCEDVFDDNFDILAWWKVNSPRYRVLSRVAQHVLAIPVSTVASESAFSTAGRVLDPFRSSLSPLMVEALICGQNWLRPSSAPICLRAAMDDVEEFEKLDGELVNDAATSELGMSTPTPIDIDG; from the exons atGAATGAGACAACGGAAATCCCAGAGGGTCAAGACCTTGAAGCGGGTCAAGGCACAACCAATGTGCATAAAGACAAAGGCAAACCCCCACTCCCACCAAATGCAG GGCTAGTTCTTGATCCTCGATACAAGATGAGGTATCTTGAGTACTGTTTTGGTACTTTGTATGAGAGTCAAAAGGCTGTTGATATGGCAAAAAGAATAAAGGCTGTTTTGATGGATTTATATAATGCCTATGCTCAAAATCAAGTGGGGAGTAGTAGTGCAAGTGTTGCTGCACAAGGCCAAGGCCAAAAACCAAGTGGATCAATGGAGGGAGATGATTCTAGTGTGGTTGATGCGAAGGCAATGAGGATGATGGGATTTAAGGAGCACTTGAAGGGTATTGATTCTTCAAATACCAAATCAGAGGTTGATAAATACTTGTTAGAGAGTTGTGAAGATGTTTTTGatgataattttgatattttggcttGGTGGAAGGTTAATTCTCCACGATACCGTGTCCTTTCAAGAGTTGCACAACATGTTCTTGCAATTCCGGTATCCACTGTGGCCTCAGAATCTGCCTTTAGTACGGCTGGTCGTGTCCTTGATCCTTTTCGGAGTTCATTGTCTCCACTTATGGTGGAAGCTCTCATTTGTGGTCAAAATTGGCTCCGTCCTTCATCGGCTCCAATCTGCCTTCGTGCTGCCATGGATGATGTTGAGGAGTTTGAAAAGCTTGATGGAG aaCTTGTGAATGATGCTGCTACATCAGAACTAGGCATGTCCACACCAACACCTATTGACATTGATGGTTGA